The following DNA comes from Spirulina major PCC 6313.
CCGGAGTTTAGTTTGGCAACAGTGGAGTTTCCGGTGAAGGTGTTTTATCTTCTCAGTGCGACGGGACTGTGTAAGAGCAGCGGTGAGGGGCGACGGCAAATCCAAGGGGGGGCGGTGCGTTTAGAGGGCGATCGCATCACCGATGTTAATTTAGAATTCGCCACGTCCCAAGACCTCGATGGTAAGGTGCTCCAGATGGGCAAGAAGAAGTTTATCCGCCTCGTTCCATAGGATCACGGGAGATTATCGGGTTATGAGTTTGAGCGATCGCATTATTGTGCCGTTGGACGTGCCGGATCTCAAAGCCGCGTTCGATTTATTGGATCAACTGCCAGAGGTGGGGTTTTGGAAAGTCGGTCTAGAGCTATTCATCGCCGCCGGGCCGGAGATTTTGGCGGAGTTGAAACGCCGAGGTAAACGGATTTTTCTGGATCTCAAACTCCACGATATTCCCAACACCATGGCCGGGGGAGTGCGATCGGCCCAAGCCTATGACGTGGACTTCCTCACCATCCACGCCCCCGCCGGTCAAGCGGCCCTCAAAGCCGCCGTGGATGCCGTTGCGGATGCCCCCCTCAAACTCCTCGCCGTCACCCTGCTCACCAGTTTGAGCGCCCGCGATCTGGCCTTCGATCTCCATGTTTCGCTTGAACTGCCGGACTATGTCCTCAAGATGGCATTACTCGCCCAAGCCTCCGGCGTACCCGGCATTGTCTGCTCACCCCACGAAGCCGCCCAACTCCGCCAAATCTGCGGGCCGGACTTTCTCCTCGTTTGTCCCGGTGTCCGTCCCCCTTGGGCCACAGCGGGAGATCAACAACGGGTGATGACCCCGGCCCAAGCCTTTCAAGCCGGGGCGAGCTATCTGGTGATCGGTCGCCCGATTACCCAAGCCCCTGATCCCCAAGCCGCTTGGCAACGTTTAGGGGCGAAACTTTGACGGTTGAAACCGGAAGGATTGGGCGCAGGGGTGAGAAATCTCGATGTTGCCTTCGGTAGTCTAGACACACGCAACCTATTTAGGAGATCTGTAGCAATCATGGCCCAAGGGAAAGAAACAGCCGCATTGGTTTTGTCGTTGGCCATTACGGGCGCGATCGTCGGGGGCGGTGTGTGGTGGGTGATGAGTGGTTCAAAATCCTCTGGGCCGGGGGAAACCGGGTCAAATCCTCCCGCGACCGACTCGAATCCTGCCGCGACGAACAGTGGCACAGTGGCGATCAGCACAGGGGATCGGCTGATCACGTCGGTGACGACCCCGGATAAACAGGCCGCCGTCGCGGCGATCGCCCAAGGCGATTTTGCCGCCGCCATCCCCCGTCTTGAAGCTTCGTTACAAGCCACCCCCAATGATCCCGAAGCTCTGATTTATCTCAACAATGCCCGCATTGGTACGGATGCATCCTACACCGTGGCGATCGCTATTCCGGCCGGAACCAACGCCGATGCCGCCCAAGAACTCCTGCGCGGGACAGCCCAAGCCCAGGCCGAAATCAATCAGGCCGGGGGGGTAAATGGCACGCGGCTGAAGGTTGCGATCGTCAATGACAACAATGATCCCACCCTGGCCAGTCAAGTGGCTCAAGCCCTGGTGGATCGGCCCGAGGTGCTGGGTGTGGTGGGGCATTTCGGCAGTGATACCAGCGCAGCCGCCGCCCAGGTCTATCAAGCGGCGGGATTAGTGATGATTTCCCCCACGAGTACCGCCACCCCCCTCGCAAGCCTCGGCAATTTTATCTTTCGCACGGTTCCCAACGATGCCGCCACCGGGAAAGCCCTCGCCCGCTATCAAGTGGAGCAACTTCAAACCCAAAACACCGTGGTGTTTTATAACAGTCAAAGCGATTACAGCAATTCCCTCAAGCAGGAATTTAGTAATGAATTGGTGTTTGAAAATGGGCAGATTGTCGGGGAATATGATCTCAGCAGTGGCATTGACCCCGTCCAGGCCCTGAATGAGGCGCAACAACAGGGGGCGCAAGCGATCGCCCTCCTGCCCAACTCCGAAACCCTAGACCCAGCCCTGCAAGTGGTGCAGGCTAATGGTCGTCGCTTGCCGATCCTGGCGGGGGATAGTGTCTACAATTTCACCACCCTAGAAACAGCCGGAGCCAACGGAGTGGGAATGACCCTCGCTGTGCCATGGCAAAGTCAACAGGGCAATGGTGAAACCTTCGCCGCTGCGGCGCGGGAACTGTGGGGCGGGGACGTGAATTGGCGCACGGCCATGGCCTACGATGCAGTGCAGGTGTTCCAAGCTGCCCTCCAGCAAAATCCGACGCGGGCAGGGGTGCAGAGTGCGATCGCCGCCCAATCGTTCCAGGCCACCGGGGCTAGCGGTACGATTCGGTTTGTCCAGTCGGGCGATCGCAACCAAGCTGCTCAACTCGTCACCATTGCCCCCGGCAATCGTTCCGGCACTGGCTACGACTTTGTGCCCCTCACCCCTTAACCCGCCAGCATCACCCGTGACGTTATTTGCTCTCTTCCTAAACTACCCATGGCTCGTAATCTCAAAGAAACTGCAACGCTTTTGCTCACGCTGGTTTTAACGGGGGGAGTGGTTGCGGGTGGGGTGCTGTGGCTGGGTGAGCGGATGCAAGGGGATGAATCGGCAACCGTCCAAGATGTGGACGGAGCCTTCGATAGTCGCTTCAGTCGGGGAGAACGGTGGCTGATTACCGATAACATCACCCCGGAAAAACAAGCTGCCCAAGCGGCGATCGCCGCCGGTGATCTTCCCACAGCAATTCAACAATTAGAAGCCTCCCTCGTGAAGCAACCCAACGACCCGGAAGCGTTGATTTATCTCAATAATTTGCGGGCCGATGGTCAACTCGTCCACCGGATCGCCACCGCTGTCCCCATTGGCAGTAGTCTCAACGCCGCCAAGGAACTGCTGCGGGGCGTGGCCCAAAGCCAAAACCAGATCAACCAAGGCGGCGGGATTAAGGGGATTCCGCTACAGGTGCTGGTGGTGAATGATGATAATGATCCGGCGGTGGTGCAAGCCGTGGCCCAAGCCTTGGTGGAGCAGCCGGAGGTGTTGGCGGTGGTGGGGCATTTTGGTAGCGATAGTTCCTTAGCGGGGGCAGAGGTGTATGAGGCGGGGCAGTTGGTGATGATTTCGCCGACGAGTACATCCGTTGCGCTCTCCACCGCCGGAGATTATATTTTTCGGACAGTACCGAGCGATCGCTTCGCCGGGAGTGCCCTCGCTCGCTATCAACTCGACACCCTCCAAACCACCAAAGCCGCAGTTTTTTATAATGCCGAGAGTAACTATAGCCAATCGCTGCGGGATGTCTTTATGACCGATCTTGCCTCCCAAGGGGGGGAAGTGGTGACGGAATTTAATTTCACCGCGCCGGACTTTAACGCCGAAGCGGCGCTGAATGCCGCCCGTGCCAATGGGGCCGAAACCCTGATGCTCGCGCCCAATTCGGCGGTGTTTGAGCAGATGGTGGCGGTGGTGACGGCGAATCAAGGAGCATTACCGATCCTGGCGGGAGACAGTGCCTATAAACCGGAATTATTAGCCACAGGGGAGGCCGGCACAGGGATCATCATTGCAGTACCATGGCATATTTTGGGTGACCCGGATGCGACGTTTCCCCAAGTAGCGCGAGACCTGTGGGGTGGGGATGTGAATTGGCGCACGGCCATGGCCTACGATGCGGTGCAGGCGATCGCCCAAGGGATTGCGATCGCCCCCAGTCGCACCGGCTTAAAAGAGACACTCCTAAGCACCACCTTCACCCAGGGAAGCCAAGGCGAGATTAAGTTTTTGCCATCGGGCGATCGTAACCAAGCCGTCCAACTGGTCACAATTGAGCCAGGAACCCGCACCCAGTACGGTTACGAGTTTGTCCCTGTTACACCCTAACCCCAGCACAACCACCATGACCCCAAAAAACGAAACCCTTCCCCTCATCCTCGCCCTGCTTGTCACTGCTGGAATTCTGGGGGGCGGCATCTGGTTTTTCACCCAACGCACCGGCTCGAACCTCATCCCCACCCCTGACACCGCCACCAATCCCAACCCCGCCGACGGAGCCGCGCCCCCCACCAACGGGACAGCCGCCAATTCGTTCCCCGTCCCTAGTGAAGTCCCCGCCGGAACCCAACTCTGGATCGACGGCTCGACGAGTATGGCGAAAATTAACGCCGCCTTCACCAATAGTTTTAAAACCCAATTTCCCAGCGCCAGCACCACCATCCAAGCCCAAGGCACAAGCAAGGGGATTGAAAGCCTGATCGCCGGTCAAATCGATTTAGCCGCCTCCTCTCGTCCCCTCACCGCCGCTGAACAAAACCAAGACTTACAGACCGTTCCCGTTGCCCCGGATCAGCTAGCCTTTGTCGTCAGTGTGGATAACCCCTATCGAGGCGGCTTAACCCAAGCACAGATTCAGGGCATTTATACCGGGCAGATTACGAACTGGTCTCAGGTGGGTGGGCCGGATCAGCCGATTCGGGCGCTGAATCGCCCAGCGGTGAGCGGAACCTATGCCACTTTTAAAGAGGTGGTCTTAGGGGGCCAAGAGGCTAGCGGGTCGAATGTGGTGACGATGGAGCGGGATGAAACCACTGGGATGCTGCAACAGTTGCAAATGAACGGGATTGGCTATGCCACGGCCGCCCAAGTGGAGAATCAGCAGACGGTGCGCATGGTGCCGATTAACAATTTTAATCCCAGCGATCCGGCCTATCCCTATCAGCGCACCCTGTACTATGTGTATAAAAATCCGCCCAATCCGGCGGTGACGGCATTTTTAGGGTTTCTCAATACGCCAGAGGCTCAAGCCGCGCTCCAAAGTGCGCTGTAATGTCTGGTACCCCGACAATACCCCTAGGGTTTTCAAGATCCCTGCACCCTAGCCCCGATTTTAATCATTTGGAGAGGAGATGTATTCATGATGCGCCAAGTCAATTTTGTGTTGATTTTTTTGGTTTGTTTAGCGATCGCATTTTTCTGCCTGGAAAATACTAACCCGATCACGGTGCAGCTTCTACCGGGAAAAACCGTCGAAGCTCCCCTCGCCATTGAACTGTTGATCACGATGGGGGCGGGGGCGACCTTGGCTTGGTTGTTTAGCCTCTGGGTGAAGTTGCAGCGACAAATTAGCGCGATGCAGGATTACAAACAGGTGCAGGTGCGCGATCGCCGCATCACGGAACTGGAGCAGGAACTCCAACGCTACAAGGCGGAAATCAAGCAGCAAAAACTTCCCCCAGCCGATGAGGCCTAGGGCTTGACATCGATGGGACTGAATCAATCATGAACCCTGGGAGGTAACAGTTCGCCGCAATGCTGATGGACGGCGGCGATTCGCTCCCAAAGCCAGGGGTATTGCTCCAGGTAGGGGGGGACGATCGCCAACGGAGCCAATAGAGCAGCGGCGGTAAGATCGGCGAGGGTGTAGCGATCGCCCACGAGAAACGGCCCGGTCTGCCACGGCGTTAACACCTGATTCAAGGCCAGATCCAACCGTTGCCGCGCCAAGCGGACAGCCGCTGCATTGATGTTGTATTGACGGCACACCAGTTGAATCACCAGGCCATTCACCCATGAGGTATCGAGGTGTTTCCCGTCCTGGGCGCGATAGTCGTAATAAACAAAGCGGGTGGCCACGCCAATACTTTCATCGAGCCAATCTTCGAGCCATTGCACCTGGCGATCGCCCTCAGGATCACCGAGCAACAAGGGGGGATCGGGATAATGCTGGTCTAGATACTGGGCGATCGCAGTGGAATCGGCGATCGCCTCCCCATCCGCCGTTCCCGATGGGCAGAGCACCGGCACCGTGGTTAAACCCGTCAACGGTTTGAGGCGGACTAGGTGCAAGCCCGGTGTCAGGTTTTCCACATCATACGGTATCCCCTTGAATCCCAACATTAGCCGTGCTTTGCGGCAATAATGGGACGTACTGAATTGTAAAAGCAGCATGATTGTTTCGGCCTCCATTTTTCTCTGCCCAGGGCTAATTCTAGGGACTCTCGTCCCCCCTCGCCCTTGATGGCGATCGCAAAAATCGCTCCGTTCCCTGAATCCAATGATAGGATGGGGGCGCATTAGAATAGAAATCATCAATTGCCAGTACATCGAAGGATTGACTATGATCGCTTCTGTCCAACGCTATCCCTCCCATCGGGCATCGCACCGTCGCCGTGCTGCCACCGCCCAACGCCCGGATGTACCGCGTGCCTTCCGTGAACCCGCCGCCGTGGATAGTGGCAAAGTGATTCGTCATCCTGCGATGCAAGGGGCAGCGGCGATCGCGCAACCCAACACCCCCGCCCCCCTCACCCTCGTTCCCCCCGCCACACCTTCCACAGCCCCCCAAGCCCCCGCCAAACCCTCCCGGCGTGCCCGTCAGACCACGACCCCCAAAGTCCCCCTCTGGCTGCGCACCCTCTTAATCATTCAACAAGGCTCATCCATTCTCACTTTTTGTCTCGCCACCGCCGTCCTGATGGTGTACGGCTCAACGGTAT
Coding sequences within:
- a CDS encoding ABC transporter substrate-binding protein, whose product is MAQGKETAALVLSLAITGAIVGGGVWWVMSGSKSSGPGETGSNPPATDSNPAATNSGTVAISTGDRLITSVTTPDKQAAVAAIAQGDFAAAIPRLEASLQATPNDPEALIYLNNARIGTDASYTVAIAIPAGTNADAAQELLRGTAQAQAEINQAGGVNGTRLKVAIVNDNNDPTLASQVAQALVDRPEVLGVVGHFGSDTSAAAAQVYQAAGLVMISPTSTATPLASLGNFIFRTVPNDAATGKALARYQVEQLQTQNTVVFYNSQSDYSNSLKQEFSNELVFENGQIVGEYDLSSGIDPVQALNEAQQQGAQAIALLPNSETLDPALQVVQANGRRLPILAGDSVYNFTTLETAGANGVGMTLAVPWQSQQGNGETFAAAARELWGGDVNWRTAMAYDAVQVFQAALQQNPTRAGVQSAIAAQSFQATGASGTIRFVQSGDRNQAAQLVTIAPGNRSGTGYDFVPLTP
- a CDS encoding LapA family protein; this translates as MMRQVNFVLIFLVCLAIAFFCLENTNPITVQLLPGKTVEAPLAIELLITMGAGATLAWLFSLWVKLQRQISAMQDYKQVQVRDRRITELEQELQRYKAEIKQQKLPPADEA
- a CDS encoding phosphate ABC transporter substrate-binding protein; translated protein: MTPKNETLPLILALLVTAGILGGGIWFFTQRTGSNLIPTPDTATNPNPADGAAPPTNGTAANSFPVPSEVPAGTQLWIDGSTSMAKINAAFTNSFKTQFPSASTTIQAQGTSKGIESLIAGQIDLAASSRPLTAAEQNQDLQTVPVAPDQLAFVVSVDNPYRGGLTQAQIQGIYTGQITNWSQVGGPDQPIRALNRPAVSGTYATFKEVVLGGQEASGSNVVTMERDETTGMLQQLQMNGIGYATAAQVENQQTVRMVPINNFNPSDPAYPYQRTLYYVYKNPPNPAVTAFLGFLNTPEAQAALQSAL
- a CDS encoding glutathione S-transferase family protein encodes the protein MLLLQFSTSHYCRKARLMLGFKGIPYDVENLTPGLHLVRLKPLTGLTTVPVLCPSGTADGEAIADSTAIAQYLDQHYPDPPLLLGDPEGDRQVQWLEDWLDESIGVATRFVYYDYRAQDGKHLDTSWVNGLVIQLVCRQYNINAAAVRLARQRLDLALNQVLTPWQTGPFLVGDRYTLADLTAAALLAPLAIVPPYLEQYPWLWERIAAVHQHCGELLPPRVHD
- a CDS encoding ABC transporter substrate-binding protein; the encoded protein is MARNLKETATLLLTLVLTGGVVAGGVLWLGERMQGDESATVQDVDGAFDSRFSRGERWLITDNITPEKQAAQAAIAAGDLPTAIQQLEASLVKQPNDPEALIYLNNLRADGQLVHRIATAVPIGSSLNAAKELLRGVAQSQNQINQGGGIKGIPLQVLVVNDDNDPAVVQAVAQALVEQPEVLAVVGHFGSDSSLAGAEVYEAGQLVMISPTSTSVALSTAGDYIFRTVPSDRFAGSALARYQLDTLQTTKAAVFYNAESNYSQSLRDVFMTDLASQGGEVVTEFNFTAPDFNAEAALNAARANGAETLMLAPNSAVFEQMVAVVTANQGALPILAGDSAYKPELLATGEAGTGIIIAVPWHILGDPDATFPQVARDLWGGDVNWRTAMAYDAVQAIAQGIAIAPSRTGLKETLLSTTFTQGSQGEIKFLPSGDRNQAVQLVTIEPGTRTQYGYEFVPVTP
- the pyrF gene encoding orotidine-5'-phosphate decarboxylase, producing MSLSDRIIVPLDVPDLKAAFDLLDQLPEVGFWKVGLELFIAAGPEILAELKRRGKRIFLDLKLHDIPNTMAGGVRSAQAYDVDFLTIHAPAGQAALKAAVDAVADAPLKLLAVTLLTSLSARDLAFDLHVSLELPDYVLKMALLAQASGVPGIVCSPHEAAQLRQICGPDFLLVCPGVRPPWATAGDQQRVMTPAQAFQAGASYLVIGRPITQAPDPQAAWQRLGAKL